A DNA window from Vigna angularis cultivar LongXiaoDou No.4 chromosome 1, ASM1680809v1, whole genome shotgun sequence contains the following coding sequences:
- the LOC108347414 gene encoding probable calcium-binding protein CML15, with amino-acid sequence MSKLGVQQVKQLREIFGRFDMDSDGSLTMLELAALLRALGLKPSGDQVQALLANMDSNGNGKVEFEELVRAILDDINEQVLVNQEELLGVFKYFDRDGNGFITAAELAGAMAKMGQPLTYRELTEMIREADTDGDGVISFPEFASIMARSASDFLGLSFR; translated from the coding sequence ATGTCTAAGCTTGGAGTGCAGCAAGTGAAGCAACTGAGAGAGATATTCGGTCGATTTGACATGGACTCGGATGGGAGTTTAACGATGTTGGAGCTAGCAGCGCTTCTGAGGGCACTGGGGTTGAAGCCTTCGGGGGACCAAGTCCAAGCCCTGTTGGCGAACATGGATTCAAACGGCAATGGGAAAGTGGAGTTTGAGGAGTTGGTGAGGGCAATTTTGGATGACATAAACGAACAGGTTTTGGTGAACCAGGAAGAGCTCCTAGGGGTGTTCAAGTACTTCGACCGTGACGGCAATGGTTTCATTACGGCGGCGGAGTTGGCTGGGGCCATGGCCAAAATGGGGCAGCCACTCACTTACCGAGAACTCACAGAGATGATCAGAGAGGCTGACACCGATGGCGACGGCGTTATTAGCTTCCCTGAGTTTGCCTCCATCATGGCTCGCTCTGCTTCTGATTTTCTTGGCCTCTCCTTCCGCTGA